One genomic region from Terasakiella sp. SH-1 encodes:
- a CDS encoding bacteriohemerythrin, whose protein sequence is MHKLEWDDYLSTGISVIDMDHKILLGLINQVFDVEQEDDDTKLTLILESLVDYVDEHFKREEVLMQICGYKNIEEHKAIHRQITDTVQGLFKIYQTNPSLVNIDGFQSFLAAWLPNHILNEDHQYKDTLLANKELIDMVKERI, encoded by the coding sequence ATGCATAAATTAGAATGGGATGACTACTTAAGTACTGGAATTTCAGTCATTGATATGGATCACAAGATCCTGTTGGGATTGATCAATCAGGTGTTTGATGTTGAGCAGGAAGATGATGATACGAAACTTACGCTAATTTTGGAAAGTTTGGTCGATTATGTGGATGAACATTTCAAACGAGAAGAAGTGCTCATGCAAATCTGCGGATATAAAAATATTGAGGAACATAAAGCAATCCACCGCCAGATTACAGACACCGTACAGGGGCTGTTCAAAATCTATCAGACCAACCCGTCTTTGGTGAATATTGATGGTTTTCAGTCGTTTTTGGCGGCTTGGTTACCCAACCATATCCTGAATGAGGATCATCAATATAAAGATACGCTGCTGGCAAACAAAGAACTGATTGATATGGTGAAGGAACGCATCTAA
- a CDS encoding acyl carrier protein — protein sequence MSDVAERVKKIVVEHLGVEEAKVTENASFIDDLGADSLDTVELVMAFEEEFGCEIPDDAAEKILTFKDAIDFIEANG from the coding sequence ATGAGCGATGTCGCAGAGCGCGTAAAGAAAATCGTAGTTGAACACCTCGGTGTAGAAGAAGCTAAAGTTACTGAAAACGCTTCTTTCATCGACGATCTGGGCGCTGACAGCTTGGACACTGTTGAGCTGGTTATGGCTTTTGAAGAAGAGTTCGGTTGTGAAATCCCGGACGATGCAGCTGAAAAAATCTTGACGTTTAAGGACGCTATCGACTTCATCGAAGCCAACGGTTAA
- the gmk gene encoding guanylate kinase has protein sequence MMTNIDDKVARRGLLLVLTAPSGCGKSTITRAIMEEDPTIEVSVSATTREARPGEEEGVHYYFMSVEDFKGKVDQHAFLEWAEVFGRFYGTPKEPVEAALNGGKDVFFDIDWQGAEQLQNNAPDDLVWICILPPTKQSLEDRLRARGQDSEETIAKRMLEAESESSHWVDADYVVVNDDLEKATKQVKAILQAERLKRVRRTGLADFVENM, from the coding sequence ATGATGACTAACATAGATGATAAAGTTGCACGTCGTGGTTTGTTGCTGGTTTTAACAGCGCCTAGTGGCTGCGGCAAAAGTACGATTACCCGCGCGATTATGGAAGAGGACCCGACGATTGAGGTTTCCGTTTCTGCCACAACGCGTGAGGCACGCCCCGGAGAAGAAGAAGGGGTACATTATTACTTCATGAGTGTTGAAGACTTTAAGGGCAAGGTGGATCAGCATGCCTTTCTTGAATGGGCAGAAGTCTTTGGACGTTTTTACGGCACACCGAAAGAACCTGTTGAAGCCGCCTTGAATGGGGGCAAGGATGTGTTCTTTGATATTGATTGGCAGGGGGCTGAACAGCTGCAAAATAATGCCCCGGATGATTTGGTATGGATTTGTATTTTACCACCAACCAAGCAATCTTTGGAAGATCGCCTGCGTGCCCGCGGTCAGGATAGTGAAGAAACCATCGCCAAACGGATGTTGGAAGCTGAAAGTGAATCCAGCCATTGGGTCGATGCCGATTATGTGGTGGTTAATGATGATTTGGAAAAAGCCACCAAGCAGGTCAAGGCGATCCTGCAGGCCGAACGCTTGAAACGTGTACGGCGCACCGGATTGGCTGACTTTGTAGAAAATATGTAG
- the fabF gene encoding beta-ketoacyl-ACP synthase II, giving the protein MRRVVVTGLGMVSPLANGVKPTWEKLLNAESGINKIESFNVEDIPAKIAGQVPLGEGEGLFNFEDYVSKKDRRRMDDFIVYGLAAAIEAVEDAGIQSDDEETLCRTGVMIGSGIGGLPEISKGAVTVETNSVRRLSPFFIPASLINLVSGHVSIKYGFKGPNHAVVTACATGAHAIGDAARIIALDDADVMVAGGAEAACCRLGMAGFAQAKALSTSYNDDPTAGSRPWDEGRDGFVMGEGAGVVVLEEYERAKARGATIYGEVVGYGMSGDAYHITAPASDGNGGFRAMQASIKRAGINVEEIDYINAHGTSTPLGDEIEHGAVKRMLGAHYKNPTMSSTKSAIGHLLGAAGAVEAIFSLLSIQNNVVPPTLNLNNPSEGCDMDLAPLQAKEREVNVALSNSFGFGGTNASLVFKSVD; this is encoded by the coding sequence ATGAGACGTGTAGTCGTTACTGGCCTGGGGATGGTTTCACCGTTGGCAAACGGGGTAAAACCGACTTGGGAAAAACTTTTGAACGCCGAATCCGGCATCAACAAAATCGAATCATTTAATGTTGAAGATATCCCTGCCAAAATCGCGGGCCAAGTGCCACTGGGCGAAGGCGAAGGGTTGTTCAACTTTGAAGACTATGTATCTAAAAAAGACCGTCGCCGTATGGATGACTTCATTGTCTACGGTTTGGCTGCTGCCATTGAAGCGGTTGAAGATGCTGGCATCCAAAGCGACGATGAAGAAACATTGTGCCGCACAGGTGTGATGATCGGTTCTGGTATTGGTGGTCTGCCTGAAATTTCAAAAGGTGCGGTAACGGTTGAAACAAATTCTGTTCGTCGCCTCTCTCCGTTCTTTATCCCGGCGTCCCTGATCAACCTGGTATCGGGTCATGTGTCCATCAAATACGGTTTCAAAGGCCCGAACCACGCGGTGGTGACAGCCTGTGCAACGGGTGCGCACGCCATTGGTGATGCAGCCCGCATCATCGCTCTTGATGATGCTGATGTGATGGTTGCTGGTGGTGCCGAAGCCGCCTGTTGCCGCTTGGGTATGGCAGGTTTTGCACAAGCCAAGGCTCTGTCCACATCTTATAACGATGACCCGACGGCTGGTTCACGTCCCTGGGACGAAGGCCGCGATGGTTTCGTGATGGGCGAAGGCGCTGGTGTTGTGGTGCTGGAAGAATATGAGCGTGCGAAAGCACGTGGTGCGACAATCTATGGCGAAGTTGTTGGCTACGGTATGTCTGGTGATGCCTATCATATTACAGCCCCGGCTTCTGATGGCAATGGTGGCTTCCGTGCGATGCAAGCCTCTATCAAACGTGCGGGTATCAACGTAGAAGAAATCGACTATATCAATGCGCACGGTACCTCTACACCGTTGGGTGATGAGATTGAGCATGGTGCGGTGAAACGTATGTTGGGTGCGCACTATAAGAACCCGACCATGTCTTCCACAAAATCAGCCATCGGTCACTTGCTGGGTGCGGCTGGTGCGGTTGAAGCCATCTTTTCTTTGCTGTCTATTCAGAACAATGTGGTGCCACCGACTTTGAACCTGAACAACCCGTCTGAGGGCTGTGATATGGATCTGGCGCCGTTACAGGCAAAAGAACGTGAAGTGAATGTTGCCTTGTCCAACTCCTTTGGATTTGGGGGCACAAACGCTTCTTTGGTCTTCAAGTCTGTTGACTAA
- a CDS encoding metalloregulator ArsR/SmtB family transcription factor, which produces MNDTMLEQTSLALAELGHKNRLMIFRLLVRAGDDGLSVGEIQQHLEIPKSTLSHHLQHMMKAGLLKQTREGRVLRCTLEFAHVHTVLNFLMEDCCEGLHKVPCKHV; this is translated from the coding sequence ATGAATGACACCATGCTTGAACAAACGTCATTGGCTCTGGCCGAATTAGGTCACAAAAATCGTTTGATGATTTTTCGCCTGTTGGTGCGTGCCGGTGATGACGGTTTAAGTGTCGGGGAAATTCAACAACATTTGGAAATACCCAAATCCACATTGTCGCATCATCTCCAACATATGATGAAGGCGGGCTTGCTGAAACAAACAAGGGAAGGGCGTGTATTGCGCTGTACTCTTGAATTTGCCCATGTTCATACAGTGTTGAACTTCCTGATGGAAGATTGTTGCGAAGGCTTGCACAAGGTTCCTTGTAAACACGTATAG
- the fabG gene encoding 3-oxoacyl-[acyl-carrier-protein] reductase — MFDLTGKCALVTGASGGIGAEIAKALHAQGATVGLTGTRVEALEKVAAEIGEERVHILPCNLSDDEALAALPKQAEEAMGSLDILVNNAGLTRDNLAMRLKEDDWDTVLNVNLTAAFKLSKAVLRGMMKKRWGRIIGITSIVGVTGNAGQANYAASKAGMIGYSKSLAYEVGSRGITVNCVAPGYIATAMTDELSDDVKDGMLTKIPAGRMGNPDEIAAGVVYLASNEAQYVTGQTLHINGGMAMI, encoded by the coding sequence ATGTTTGATTTAACAGGTAAATGTGCGCTGGTGACAGGTGCATCCGGTGGTATTGGTGCTGAGATCGCCAAAGCCCTTCACGCTCAGGGTGCAACCGTGGGCCTGACGGGCACGCGTGTGGAAGCACTGGAAAAGGTTGCTGCTGAAATCGGCGAAGAACGTGTTCATATTTTGCCGTGTAATCTTTCTGATGACGAGGCATTGGCCGCGCTGCCGAAACAGGCAGAAGAAGCGATGGGCTCTCTGGATATTTTGGTGAATAATGCCGGTTTGACCCGTGATAACCTTGCCATGCGTTTGAAAGAAGATGACTGGGATACCGTCCTTAATGTCAACCTGACAGCAGCGTTTAAACTGTCCAAGGCGGTTCTGCGTGGCATGATGAAAAAACGCTGGGGCCGTATTATTGGAATTACGTCTATCGTTGGTGTAACCGGCAATGCAGGGCAAGCAAACTATGCAGCCTCCAAGGCGGGGATGATCGGTTATTCCAAGTCACTGGCTTATGAAGTCGGTTCTCGTGGAATTACAGTGAATTGTGTGGCACCGGGCTATATTGCCACAGCCATGACGGATGAGCTGTCTGATGATGTCAAAGATGGCATGCTGACAAAAATTCCGGCAGGTCGCATGGGGAACCCGGATGAAATTGCAGCTGGTGTTGTCTATCTCGCCTCTAATGAAGCGCAGTATGTGACAGGTCAGACCCTGCATATCAATGGCGGTATGGCAATGATTTAA
- a CDS encoding SDR family NAD(P)-dependent oxidoreductase encodes MKHILITGASSGIGQALALEYAAPNVRLSLSARNHERLAHVADACRKKGALVSEHVLDVIDRPAMTKWLHTCDQEQEIDLIIANAGISGGSSGEDNWEEATRDIFTVNMAGVLNTILPLVPVMVERGGGQIALMSSLAGFRGLASSPAYSASKVCVKAYGEALRMRYARTGLKVNIICPGFVKSRITDQNNFKMPLLMESDKAAKIIRKGLSKNKAIIAFPGPMALAARLFALLPLWLVERFTKLMPTKE; translated from the coding sequence ATGAAACATATCTTGATCACCGGGGCCTCAAGCGGTATTGGCCAAGCGCTTGCCCTTGAATATGCTGCCCCGAATGTCCGCCTGTCCCTCAGTGCCCGCAATCACGAACGCCTTGCCCATGTTGCAGATGCCTGTCGAAAAAAAGGGGCGCTGGTCAGTGAACATGTCCTTGATGTCATTGACCGCCCTGCCATGACCAAATGGTTACATACCTGTGACCAAGAACAGGAAATCGACCTGATTATCGCCAATGCGGGGATTTCCGGTGGCTCCAGCGGGGAAGACAACTGGGAAGAGGCAACCCGTGATATTTTCACCGTGAATATGGCAGGTGTTCTCAACACCATCCTTCCCCTTGTTCCCGTCATGGTCGAACGTGGAGGCGGGCAAATCGCTTTAATGAGTTCCCTTGCCGGCTTTCGCGGACTTGCCAGCTCGCCTGCCTATAGCGCATCAAAGGTCTGCGTTAAAGCCTATGGCGAAGCCCTGCGCATGCGCTATGCGCGCACAGGGTTGAAAGTCAACATCATCTGTCCGGGCTTTGTGAAAAGCCGAATCACCGATCAAAATAACTTTAAAATGCCCTTGTTGATGGAAAGTGATAAAGCAGCCAAAATCATCCGCAAGGGGCTGAGTAAGAATAAGGCAATCATTGCCTTCCCCGGTCCAATGGCTCTTGCTGCCCGCCTATTTGCCCTCTTGCCACTATGGCTGGTCGAACGTTTTACCAAGCTCATGCCGACAAAGGAATAA
- a CDS encoding EAL domain-containing protein, producing the protein MALSPEDFIKLVKEKVEEEGEDSVKQMYAVNLEYVVKQMGKDWTKVHKKAMFIAETIIKGNIALQDNVMRYSDGLSFVILFGTLPEDQAAAKMELITEQIGKKILGKDYAVNGKSGIQAGAINVEDLVQFEKKPIQKEELAGVPSDARNILLKKLAAAKKPEASEKDKILDSIDIVFFPIWDTKNEMVVGYRVKPKRMYLKNTLWGDRVLMGGSEDPLWSELKPMVIKKTYDNIQENFCPKTAYMVGVNVASFFNKHFVEALVKSVRNSPLTKTTIGFELHGLDQDFSPKMVDYVIEVLTKLGSHVTVIAGPDNDFTNICKRHNVSYNGLHLHRLLDSQLGRKYAYRTCSLFARQCRDANTRSFIWGVDRIDDLNMAIQAGFRYISGRAVKWETEAPVKAYMLTKKEVLMETSF; encoded by the coding sequence ATGGCATTAAGCCCGGAAGATTTTATTAAACTCGTCAAAGAAAAAGTCGAAGAAGAAGGCGAGGATTCGGTCAAGCAGATGTATGCGGTGAACCTTGAGTATGTGGTCAAGCAAATGGGCAAGGACTGGACCAAGGTACATAAGAAAGCCATGTTCATCGCTGAAACCATCATCAAGGGGAACATTGCTCTGCAGGATAATGTGATGCGTTATTCTGATGGTTTGTCCTTTGTGATTTTGTTCGGCACCTTGCCAGAAGATCAGGCCGCTGCCAAAATGGAATTGATTACCGAACAAATCGGTAAGAAGATTCTCGGCAAAGATTATGCCGTGAATGGCAAAAGTGGTATCCAGGCCGGGGCGATTAATGTTGAAGACCTGGTTCAGTTTGAAAAGAAACCGATTCAAAAAGAAGAACTCGCTGGGGTTCCATCGGATGCCCGCAATATCCTGTTGAAAAAACTGGCTGCAGCGAAAAAGCCTGAGGCCAGTGAAAAGGATAAAATTCTTGATAGCATTGATATCGTTTTTTTCCCAATTTGGGATACGAAAAATGAAATGGTCGTTGGCTATCGGGTGAAACCTAAACGGATGTATTTAAAAAATACCCTGTGGGGCGATCGTGTGCTGATGGGGGGAAGTGAGGACCCGTTGTGGTCGGAACTGAAACCCATGGTGATTAAGAAGACGTACGATAATATTCAGGAAAACTTCTGTCCTAAAACAGCCTATATGGTTGGGGTGAATGTGGCTTCTTTCTTCAACAAGCATTTTGTTGAAGCTTTGGTGAAATCGGTTCGAAATTCACCGCTGACAAAAACCACAATCGGGTTTGAACTTCATGGTCTGGATCAGGACTTCAGCCCGAAAATGGTGGATTATGTGATTGAAGTGCTGACCAAGCTGGGCAGTCATGTGACGGTCATTGCCGGACCGGATAATGATTTTACCAATATTTGTAAGCGCCATAATGTCAGCTACAATGGGCTTCACTTACATCGCCTTTTGGATAGCCAGTTGGGGCGTAAATATGCCTATCGCACCTGTTCTTTATTTGCCCGCCAATGCCGTGATGCCAATACACGTTCCTTCATTTGGGGGGTGGACCGTATTGATGACCTGAATATGGCAATTCAAGCCGGTTTTCGCTATATCAGCGGGCGTGCTGTCAAATGGGAAACAGAGGCACCGGTGAAAGCCTATATGCTGACGAAAAAAGAAGTGTTGATGGAAACGAGCTTTTAA
- the mltG gene encoding endolytic transglycosylase MltG, with protein sequence MSETEKPQPKGKKQKPKSSFKKVSAFLVAFIVIAVFAASAVSFWLAKNFTRSWVLLEDKVVEIPSGTGVSKIADILAREGVINNPLAFRLVLRFNKLDKGLKAGEYLFPARVTPKKVAQILSDGKSILHRITFAEGLTSVEMIGLLNGELGMDGIVMQTPAEGSLLPETYSYPKGMSRDKLVAQMQASMDRTLSTAWEKRQLDLPLKTKEEALILASIVEKETGISSERGKVAGVFINRLKKRMRLQTDPTVAYGITLGQEPLGRPLSKKDLKTPTPYNTYTNYGLPPTPICNPGRASIEAVMNPQETDSLYFVADGSGGHAFAKTLNEHNRNVRKWRRIEKSRK encoded by the coding sequence ATGAGCGAGACTGAGAAGCCTCAGCCCAAAGGTAAAAAGCAGAAGCCGAAATCTTCTTTTAAGAAGGTTTCGGCTTTTCTTGTGGCTTTTATCGTGATTGCGGTTTTTGCCGCATCGGCTGTGTCTTTCTGGCTGGCGAAAAACTTCACCCGATCCTGGGTGTTATTAGAAGATAAGGTTGTTGAAATTCCATCAGGGACCGGGGTTTCGAAAATTGCGGATATTCTGGCCCGTGAAGGGGTGATTAACAATCCCTTGGCTTTCAGGCTGGTGTTGCGTTTTAACAAGTTGGATAAAGGGCTTAAAGCTGGGGAGTATCTGTTCCCGGCTCGCGTGACACCTAAAAAAGTGGCGCAAATCCTAAGTGATGGGAAAAGTATTCTTCATCGTATCACCTTTGCAGAAGGGCTGACATCTGTAGAGATGATTGGCTTGCTTAATGGTGAGCTGGGAATGGATGGCATTGTGATGCAAACTCCGGCAGAAGGAAGCCTGTTGCCGGAAACATATAGTTATCCCAAAGGGATGAGCCGCGATAAGCTGGTGGCTCAAATGCAGGCGTCCATGGACAGGACCCTGAGTACTGCCTGGGAAAAACGCCAGCTGGACCTTCCCTTAAAAACAAAAGAGGAAGCGCTGATCCTTGCCTCTATCGTTGAAAAAGAAACGGGCATCAGCAGCGAGCGTGGCAAGGTGGCCGGGGTCTTTATCAACCGTTTGAAAAAACGCATGCGCTTGCAAACGGACCCAACGGTTGCTTATGGGATTACCTTGGGGCAAGAACCCTTGGGACGGCCCTTGTCGAAAAAAGACCTGAAAACACCGACCCCTTATAACACCTATACAAATTATGGCCTGCCTCCGACCCCGATCTGTAATCCGGGGCGTGCTTCCATCGAGGCGGTGATGAATCCGCAAGAAACAGATTCTCTCTATTTCGTTGCCGATGGTTCAGGTGGACATGCATTTGCCAAAACGTTGAATGAGCACAATCGTAATGTGCGTAAATGGCGACGTATTGAAAAGAGCCGCAAGTAA
- the fabD gene encoding ACP S-malonyltransferase: MSRAFVFPGQGSQAVGMGKDLADAFSVAREVFQEVDEALSQNLSKIMFEGPDDELVLTENAQPALMAVSIAVARVLETEGNIKLADHCDMVAGHSLGEYSALAAMGAFSLADTARLLKTRGKAMQAAVPVGEGAMAACLGLSLEDAQAVAEEAAQGEVCTAANDNAPGQVVLSGSKGAIERAIDLAKEKGAKRSVLLPVSAPFHCALMQPAADAMAEALAGVTINAPAVPVVANVAAQKVTDPEEIRKLLVEQVCGSVRWREGVLYMKEQGVEQLVEVGSGKVLSGLARRIDRSLTGVAVNGPADIESFLGSL; encoded by the coding sequence ATGTCTCGCGCATTTGTATTTCCCGGTCAGGGGTCGCAAGCTGTCGGTATGGGGAAAGACCTCGCTGACGCTTTTTCTGTCGCACGTGAAGTCTTTCAAGAAGTTGATGAGGCCCTGTCTCAGAACCTGTCCAAAATCATGTTCGAAGGCCCGGATGACGAGCTGGTCCTGACGGAAAATGCACAGCCAGCCTTGATGGCAGTTTCAATTGCGGTTGCACGCGTTCTGGAAACAGAAGGCAACATCAAATTGGCTGATCACTGTGACATGGTTGCCGGTCATTCCTTGGGTGAATATTCGGCCCTTGCTGCTATGGGCGCATTCTCCTTGGCAGATACGGCGCGTTTGCTCAAAACACGTGGTAAAGCCATGCAGGCTGCTGTTCCTGTTGGTGAAGGTGCAATGGCGGCTTGTCTTGGCCTGTCTCTTGAAGATGCTCAGGCTGTTGCTGAAGAAGCGGCGCAAGGTGAAGTGTGTACAGCCGCAAATGATAATGCACCGGGTCAGGTGGTTCTGTCTGGTTCCAAGGGCGCGATTGAACGGGCCATTGATTTGGCGAAGGAAAAAGGCGCGAAACGTTCTGTGCTGCTGCCTGTATCTGCCCCCTTCCATTGTGCATTAATGCAGCCCGCTGCTGATGCGATGGCTGAGGCGTTGGCCGGTGTGACGATCAATGCCCCTGCTGTCCCGGTTGTTGCCAACGTGGCAGCGCAAAAAGTGACGGACCCGGAAGAAATTCGCAAGCTGTTGGTTGAACAGGTGTGTGGCTCTGTACGCTGGCGCGAAGGTGTTCTTTATATGAAAGAACAAGGCGTTGAGCAGTTGGTTGAAGTGGGCTCTGGTAAAGTCTTGTCCGGTCTGGCGCGTCGTATTGACCGTTCGCTGACTGGTGTGGCGGTAAATGGTCCGGCCGATATTGAAAGCTTCTTGGGCTCCCTCTAA
- a CDS encoding permease, whose amino-acid sequence MVTAVLKKSDFISRLDKVWLTLIISLALLFILDQAQFMPGVEFTVKSLWDIAPFILVSVLFAAYAKASGLDNQVARVFSGNPTQAIVLAAAFGALSPFCSCGVIPIIAGLLGAGVPLAPVLAFCIASPIMDPEMFVLMLGVFGMELTLVKTLSAFAMGAGGGFATHLFMKKGFFANPLKATTGCSSCSCTSTMSLKVEKVAWKFWQEDRRRKDWNDTFTATGYFLLKWLSLAFFFEGLMLTYVPADEIGQFLGNDAWWTVPLAVFVGIPTYLNGYAAIPTVSGLMELGMTPAAALGFMVGGGVTCIPAAIGMYGLLRKDVFILYLALGIGGALVASFAYWGYLSL is encoded by the coding sequence ATGGTAACGGCAGTATTAAAAAAGTCAGATTTCATTTCCCGACTGGATAAAGTCTGGCTGACATTGATCATAAGTTTGGCGCTTCTTTTCATTCTTGATCAGGCACAATTTATGCCGGGGGTGGAATTTACCGTTAAATCTCTGTGGGATATTGCACCGTTCATTTTGGTTTCCGTCCTTTTTGCCGCTTATGCCAAAGCATCGGGGCTGGATAATCAGGTGGCACGTGTGTTTAGCGGAAACCCGACACAAGCGATTGTTCTGGCAGCTGCCTTTGGGGCCTTGTCTCCTTTTTGTTCTTGCGGTGTTATCCCCATTATTGCGGGGTTGCTGGGTGCGGGTGTGCCGCTGGCACCGGTTTTGGCGTTTTGTATTGCTTCGCCCATCATGGACCCAGAAATGTTTGTGCTGATGCTTGGTGTCTTTGGTATGGAGCTGACACTGGTTAAAACGCTTTCAGCTTTTGCTATGGGGGCAGGCGGTGGTTTTGCAACCCATCTGTTCATGAAAAAGGGGTTCTTTGCCAATCCGCTAAAGGCAACAACAGGCTGTTCAAGCTGTAGCTGCACGTCCACCATGTCTTTGAAAGTGGAAAAGGTCGCGTGGAAATTTTGGCAGGAAGATCGGCGACGCAAGGATTGGAACGACACCTTCACGGCGACAGGGTATTTTCTGCTCAAGTGGCTCAGTCTCGCTTTTTTCTTTGAAGGGTTGATGTTGACCTATGTACCTGCTGATGAGATTGGGCAGTTTTTGGGTAATGATGCGTGGTGGACCGTGCCACTGGCGGTTTTTGTGGGTATCCCAACTTATTTAAATGGGTATGCGGCGATCCCAACGGTTTCCGGTTTGATGGAATTAGGAATGACACCGGCTGCAGCCCTTGGCTTTATGGTCGGTGGCGGGGTGACGTGTATCCCGGCGGCCATTGGGATGTATGGGTTGCTTAGGAAAGATGTCTTTATCCTGTATCTTGCCCTTGGGATCGGGGGGGCGCTGGTCGCCAGTTTTGCCTATTGGGGCTATCTCTCTTTATAA
- a CDS encoding YicC/YloC family endoribonuclease codes for MSISSMTGFARSSASAGNYNWTWEIRSVNGKGLDMRVRIPSGFDALDLPARNAISKMFKRGNISLSLNVSHNQEQAGYRVNHDLLKQLIEVMKTVEADVPGANAPSVDGLMGLRGVIEPVEEAESEEEKENAHAQMLASLQEALTDMASNRSAEGQRMEAVLKGHVDEIQDLCQKAEACAAVQPEAIKERLLRQLKAVMADLPELDHERISQEAAIIMTKADIREELDRLKAHIEGARDLLKAGSPCGRKLDFLCQEFNREANTLCSKSQDVDLTRIGLNLKAVIEQFREQVQNIE; via the coding sequence GTGAGCATCAGTTCAATGACGGGATTTGCCCGTTCCAGTGCCAGTGCAGGCAATTATAACTGGACCTGGGAAATTCGCAGCGTAAATGGCAAGGGGCTGGATATGCGGGTGCGCATCCCTTCGGGGTTTGATGCGCTTGATCTGCCTGCACGCAATGCCATTTCCAAAATGTTTAAGCGGGGTAATATTTCCCTGTCGTTGAATGTCAGCCATAATCAGGAACAGGCTGGCTATCGGGTCAACCATGACCTGTTAAAGCAATTGATTGAGGTGATGAAAACCGTTGAAGCCGATGTACCCGGTGCCAATGCTCCCAGCGTGGATGGCTTGATGGGCTTGCGTGGTGTTATTGAACCTGTGGAAGAAGCCGAAAGCGAAGAAGAAAAAGAGAATGCACATGCTCAGATGCTGGCGAGCCTGCAAGAGGCGTTAACAGATATGGCATCAAACCGTTCGGCTGAAGGCCAACGCATGGAAGCGGTCCTGAAAGGCCATGTTGATGAGATTCAGGACCTGTGTCAAAAGGCCGAAGCCTGCGCCGCCGTGCAGCCAGAAGCCATTAAGGAACGTCTGCTGCGTCAGCTTAAAGCGGTAATGGCTGATTTGCCAGAACTGGACCATGAACGCATTTCACAGGAAGCGGCGATTATTATGACCAAGGCTGATATCCGTGAAGAATTGGACCGCCTGAAAGCCCATATTGAAGGGGCGCGGGATTTGTTGAAGGCGGGGAGCCCTTGTGGACGCAAGCTTGATTTTCTGTGTCAGGAATTTAACCGGGAAGCCAATACGCTGTGTTCAAAGTCACAGGATGTGGACTTAACCCGCATTGGCCTGAACCTAAAAGCGGTGATTGAGCAGTTTCGTGAACAGGTACAGAATATAGAGTAA
- a CDS encoding copper chaperone PCu(A)C has protein sequence MMKQIALASAVLMGLSTPSFAGDISVEGVWARASAGMARAGAAFMTIKNTGTADKLVSAKADVSKTVELHTHLHEDGIMKMRQVKNIAVNKGMTMLKPGGLHVMFMGLNEPLKEGSIFPLTLVFEKAGEMNVTVMVKKVGAMGMGDAHSHGKMKH, from the coding sequence ATGATGAAACAGATTGCATTGGCGAGTGCTGTTTTAATGGGTTTAAGCACACCGTCCTTTGCGGGCGATATCAGTGTTGAGGGCGTGTGGGCACGTGCTTCTGCCGGTATGGCACGCGCAGGTGCGGCCTTTATGACCATTAAAAATACCGGCACAGCCGATAAACTTGTTTCTGCAAAAGCTGATGTTTCAAAAACCGTTGAACTACACACACATCTTCACGAAGATGGCATCATGAAAATGCGTCAGGTGAAAAATATTGCCGTTAATAAAGGCATGACCATGCTGAAACCCGGCGGCCTGCACGTGATGTTCATGGGGCTGAACGAACCTTTAAAAGAAGGTTCAATATTCCCCCTGACGCTGGTCTTTGAAAAGGCCGGTGAAATGAATGTGACTGTCATGGTGAAAAAAGTTGGTGCCATGGGCATGGGCGACGCTCACAGCCACGGTAAAATGAAACATTAA